CTCCCCTGGCGGGATACTCAACGCCTTAGCTATCAAGTTTTCTCTCCTCTTTCGCCGGCCTCAGTCTTTGACTAGCAGAGATGAAGGAAGCCTTTGAAATGCTAATTAAATAGGGGGTGAAAACCAGGGGCAAAGTATGCCGCATAGATCAATTAAAATGAGTAGGCAAGAACGTAGAAACGGAGCAGGTTTTGACTTTTGTCTGATCAGCGGCCCATTGAAAGTTCGAGGTAGGATGGTCAGCACTCAGCAGCAGGAAAGAAGCTTCCCTCCTTCTcttccaaaagaaagagaaatgttttccttctCACCTGCACTGCATATAATACTGAGCAACGGACGGTTGCAAGATCTTCCTTCGTTTCTTTCTACAGCACCCCCATATACATTGTAAAGTCGAGATGCTTCCCGGCGTTGAATGTGCCCGAAGGAGAAGGCTCTATCAGAGCCGAGGACAGCCTGACTCGCTGGTCGTCGCTACTGCCGCCGCTGCCATGGCTACTCCAAGACGGCCCTCGTTCTGCCTCTACCCGACCCACCATGCCGCGACCTCCTCTTCTTTTGTACGTAGTTCCgtcctatctctctctctctgtttgtggAATCTCTTCTCTTAAACATATTTATTTCCCTGTGGTGAGAAAATCAGCTAAGTAGGAACATAATCAACCAAGCATATGGAGATGAGGAGGAACTGGGAGGAGTGGCAAGGGAAGCCAAGCAGAGACTGGATGAGAGGTTGAGAACTCACAGGAAACCAGAAACCATGAGAAGGTACACGGACGAACTTGCACTATGACTAAATTTCAATTGGAGCGAAAACGTTTACTTATCATCTTTGTTAGATCTTTTTAGGCACGACGATGGTGAAAGCTCGAGAGCAAGGAAATTGCAATTGCAGACAGTGGTTCATGGAATGCAGAGTGTCGGCCGAGGCGGCGGTTCTTCCACTTCGAAGAGGTTCAGCTGGGGCAAGATGAGGAGGTGGAGAGCCACGGACCAAGATGAGTGCGCCATTTGCCTGGAGAGGTTCGAGGTCGGCGAGACCCTGGTGCACCTACCCTGTGCGCACCGGTTCCACTCTAGGTGTTTGGTCCCGTGGCTTGAGGCTCAGGCTCATTGTCCCTGTTGTCGAATGGGCATCTCCACATAGTCATACAGCGATAACTTCCGTGCAACTTCCTTCGTTTGAAATGATGCGTAACTAGGAGAAAATAGTGTTGCAGTCAACAACATGATCGAATCATGCAGGCCGGCTTAAACATGTACTACTTTTATATTGTGTTAATTGACCCTTCATAAACCATTAACGGGCTTTAGATATGACCGATTAAGAATGCATGTGGAGAGCGACTAAGAGCGAGTCATACTCGCACCTTGAGAAATCTGAGTTGAGAAATCATAATACATGTGCCCGGATCATATTCATATGTACACATGTTATAATTGTTATTCAATTGATATACGGACAACAAAGACCCTTCGTGCCGGTACAACACAAGCTCATAAAGAGCATCGATGAAATCTGAGTCTGGCGATAAATTTA
This genomic interval from Rhodamnia argentea isolate NSW1041297 chromosome 4, ASM2092103v1, whole genome shotgun sequence contains the following:
- the LOC115752616 gene encoding E3 ubiquitin-protein ligase znrf3, encoding MLPGVECARRRRLYQSRGQPDSLVVATAAAAMATPRRPSFCLYPTHHAATSSSFLSRNIINQAYGDEEELGGVAREAKQRLDERLRTHRKPETMRRHDDGESSRARKLQLQTVVHGMQSVGRGGGSSTSKRFSWGKMRRWRATDQDECAICLERFEVGETLVHLPCAHRFHSRCLVPWLEAQAHCPCCRMGIST